A genomic window from Aethina tumida isolate Nest 87 chromosome 4, icAetTumi1.1, whole genome shotgun sequence includes:
- the LOC109596102 gene encoding uncharacterized protein LOC109596102 encodes MGRMAVRWAIAAALCSQIFGRVHTMQMSSNYFCADMNPQSHIIIDQLMGMWYGIEIYNHVEERHYNKVVPSCPIIHLSEDQHPQTTTFNPLHRNYNYGYNYGEGHGQYYNHRTTQGRIPTDYHTNPTNYHRSPQEQLEFDRNTTYPNYRQYDHHGYMRKLEYDMRRLRLYWDENGSSTEYHLRYNITKPGFWISEGPQNGSSLEPQFSHFAGTIQVLKAVGSHLLLTFCHQLPERQLYSVLLARENKLNYIESNGVHSMLHRRGLAATAVKKVCSGSRKLTGVSLFSLLIGYLLWNIIL; translated from the exons ATGGGACGGATGGCGGTTAGGTGGGCCATTGCGGCCGCCCTTTGCTCGCAAATTTTCGGACGTGTGCACACCATGCAGATGAgttccaattatttttgtgcCGATATGAACCCCCAATCACACATCATCATTGATCAG ttGATGGGTATGTGGTACGGTATCGAAATCTACAACCACGTCGAGGAAAGACATTACAACAAAGTGGTACCCTCATGCCCCATCATTCACCTGTCCGAAGATCAGCATCCTCAGACCACCACCTTCAACCCCCTACACAGGAACTACAACTATGGCTACAATTACGGCGAAGGGCACGGCCAGTACTACAACCATCGAACGACCCAAGGGAGGATCCCAACCGACTACCACACCAATCCCACCAATTACCACAGAAGCCCACAGGAACAGCTGGAGTTCGACAGGAACACGACCTACCCCAACTACAGGCAGTACGACCACCACGGTTACATGAGAAA GTTGGAGTACGACATGAGGAGGTTGAGATTGTACTGGGACGAGAATGGAAGCAGTACCGAGTACCATTTGAGGTATAACATTACCAAACCCGGGTTTTGGATCAGTGAAGGGCCGCAAAATG GTTCATCGTTGGAGCCACAGTTTAGCCATTTCGCAGGAACGATCCAAGTTCTGAAAGCGGTAGGCAGCCACTTGCTGCTAACATTCTGCCATCAACTGCCAGAAAGACAACTTTACTCGGTTCTTTTGGCGAGAGAAAATAAACTGAACTACATCGAATCGAACGGCGTTCATAGCATGTTGCACAGAAGAGGTTTGGCGGCGACGGCCGTCAAGAAAGTATGCAGCGGAAGTCGAAAATTAACCGGCGTCAGTTTGTTTAGTTTGTTAATTGGTTACTTACTTTGGAACATCATTTTATAA